The following are from one region of the Quercus robur chromosome 1, dhQueRobu3.1, whole genome shotgun sequence genome:
- the LOC126719875 gene encoding uncharacterized protein LOC126719875, which yields MLLSHISQLKPFSLSSLSPPFPISSIPFFSSSSLSFTAFRVPSSSSKPLFRFYPFHSLKSRPCHPPPPQTSAFSFACHVSTRGFPMDSPPSPDLAESAVDSVARDLKNQSLDDDKVEEEGPTLLNSNDKKKKKKSLEDLCWDHSFVTALPGDRRTDTIPREVLHACYTKVLPSAEVENPQLVAWSESVAELLELDPQEFERPDFPLLFSGAEPLAGALPYAQCYGGHQFGMWAGQLGDGRAITLGEIINSKSERWELQLKGAGKTPYSRFADGLAVLRSSIREFLCSEAMHSLGIPTTRALCLVTTGKNVSRDMFYDGNPKDEPGAIVCRVSQSFLRFGSYQIHAFRGKEDFGIVRALADYAIRHHFPHIENMSRSESLSFDTGNEDHSVVDLTSNKYAAWIVEIAERTASLVARWQGVGFTHGVLNTDNMSILGLTIDYGPFGFLDAFDPSYTPNTTDLPGRRYCFANQPDIGLWNIAQFTSTLSSAELINEKEANYAMERYGTKFMDEYQAIMTKKLGLPKYNKQLISKLLNNLAVDKVDYTNFFRLLSNIKADPSIPEEELLVPLKAVLLDIGKERKEAWITWVKVYIEELAASGISDEERKVSMDAVNPKYVLRNYLCQSAIDVAESGDFGEVRRLLKLMERPYDEQPGMEKYARLPPAWAYRPGVCMLSCSS from the exons atgctgctTTCACATATCTCGCAGCTTAAGCCATTTTCACTGTCTTCACTCTCTCCTCCTTTTCCTATTTCTTCTATAcccttcttctcttcttcatcTCTATCCTTCACCGCCTTTCGcgtcccttcttcttcttcaaaacccCTTTTCCGTTTTTACCCTTTTCATTCCCTAAAATCTCGACCTTGCCATCCTCCTCCTCCACAAACTTCCGCCTTTTCCTTTGCATGCCACGTCAGTACTAGGGGTTTTCCGATGGACTCGCCGCCGTCACCGGACCTCGCCGAGTCCGCCGTCGACTCCGTGGCTCGTGATTTGAAGAATCAGAGCCTTGATGATGATAAGGTAGAAGAAGAGGGACCTACTTTGTTGAACAGCAAcgataagaagaagaagaagaagagtctGGAAGATCTGTGTTGGGACCATTCCTTCGTCACTGCATTGCCTGGTGATCGCAGAACCGATACTATTCCCCGAGAG gttttgcACGCTTGTTATACGAAAGTGTTGCCATCGGCTGAAGTGGAGAACCCTCAGCTTGTTGCATGGTCAGAATCGGTTGCAGAGTTGCTTGAGTTGGATCCTCAAGA ATTTGAAAGGCCAGATTTCCCTCTTTTATTTTCTGGGGCAGAACCTTTGGCAGGAGC CTTGCCCTATGCTCAGTGCTATGGCGGGCATCAGTTTGGGATGTGGGCTGGACAGTTGGGTGATGGTCGGGCAATAACTCTTGGAGAGATAATTAATTCTAAGTCTGAAAGGTGGGAACTGCAGCTTAAAGGTGCTGGGAAGACTCCTTACAGCCGGTTTGCAGATGGCCTTGCTGTGCTCCGTAGTAGCATCCGAGAGTTCCTTTGCAGTGAAGCAATGCATAGTCTGGGAATTCCAACAACTCGTGCACTTTGTCTTGTCACAACAGGAAAAAATGTGTCTCGAGACATGTTTTATGA TGGCAATCCAAAGGACGAGCCTGGTGCAATTGTTTGTAGAGTTTCCCAATCCTTCCTGCGGTTTGGATCATACCAAATACATGCCTTTAGAGGGAAAGAGGACTTTGGAATTGTTCGTGCTTTGGCAGACTATGCCATCAGGCACCACTTTCCTCATATAGAGAACATGAGTAGAAGTGAGAGTTTATCTTTTGACACAGGCAATGAAGATCATTCGGTTGTGGATCTAACTTCAAACAAATATGCAG CTTGGATAGTGGAAATTGCTGAGCGTACTGCTTCCTTGGTTGCACGCTGGCAGGGTGTTGGGTTTACTCACGGTGTGCTGAATACCGACAATATGAGCATTTTGGGTCTCACCATTGATTATGGTCCTTTTGGATTTCTGGATGCTTTTGATCCAAGTTACACACCCAATACAACTGATCTTCCTGGGAGAAGATACTGTTTTGCAAATCAGCCTGATATTGGCTTATGGAATATTGCTCAGTTCACGTCAACTCTATCTTCGGCTGAGTTGATAAATGAGAAAGAGGCAAACTATGCCATGGAAAG ATATGGAACCAAATTTATGGATGAGTATCAAGCTATAATGACCAAGAAACTCGGGCTTCCAAAGTATAATAAACAGTTGATCAGTAAACTTCTAAATAATTTGGCTGTTGACAAAGTAGATTACACAAATTTCTTTCGGTTGCTTTCAAATATCAAAGCAGATCCCAGCATTCCCGAAGAGGAGTTGTTGGTCCCACTGAAGGCTGTTTTGTTAGATATTGGCAAGGAGCGCAAGGAAGCATGGATCACCTGGGTTAAAGTCTACATAGAGGAG CTGGCTGCTAGTGGAATCTCAGATGAGGAACGAAAGGTCTCAATGGATGCAGTGAACCCTAAATATGTACTCAGGAACTACCTATGTCAGAGTGCCATCGACGTAGCTGAATCTGGTGATTTTGGAGAAGTCCGAAGGCTGCTTAAATTGATGGAACGACCATATGACGAGCAACCGGGAATGGAAAAATATGCTCGCTTGCCCCCTGCTTGGGCCTATAGGCCTGGTGTTTGCATGCTTTCTTGTTCGTCATGA
- the LOC126719896 gene encoding uncharacterized protein At5g64816-like, with amino-acid sequence MVEVWWSLFGAAIPAVIAGQAFRMKKKNAEEQRLKSARGREKSSDDIFVCERVCTSKRMLKKVGSFSKDPIRDTCVTVCGVSELDACADACARTVCVNQHQVPNWNDVCLRRCQSECLKLSDSRS; translated from the coding sequence ATGGTGGAAGTGTGGTGGTCCCTATTCGGGGCTGCTATCCCAGCAGTTATAGCAGGGCAAGCTTTtagaatgaagaaaaagaatgctGAAGAGCAGAGGCTAAAGAGTGCCAGGGGGAGGGAGAAGAGCTCTGATGACATTTTTGTTTGCGAAAGGGTATGTACATCAAAGAGAATGTTGAAAAAGGTTGGTTCATTCTCAAAGGACCCAATTCGTGATACCTGTGTTACTGTCTGTGGTGTATCTGAGCTCGATGCATGTGCTGATGCCTGTGCTCGCACTGTTTGCGTTAACCAACATCAAGTGCCTAATTGGAATGACGTTTGCTTAAGGAGATGCCAGAGTGAATGTCTGAAACTCTCTGATTCCCGTTCTTAG